From a region of the Arvicanthis niloticus isolate mArvNil1 chromosome 6, mArvNil1.pat.X, whole genome shotgun sequence genome:
- the Scarf1 gene encoding scavenger receptor class F member 1 isoform X1: MLAAMGRGLVFSLLLLWTRETQGSTLDPTGQHVCVGSSPSELQCCPGWRQKNQECTIPICEGPDACRKDEVCVKPGLCRCKPGFFGAQCSSRCPGQYWGHDCRETCPCHPRGQCEPATGVCQCLPNYWGKLCEFPCTCGSHGHCDPKTGLCHCDPGWWTPTCRRPCQCNPAARCDQATGACICPTGLWGHRCSFNCKCNTSPCMQDSGRCICQQGWWGPECSRKCQCVRGQCSVTSGHCSCPPGFHGVRCELPCSPGHYGAQCKESCGHCELNATCSSVTGNCESCKPGWNGTQCKQPCPPGTFGERCTGQCPRCWLGEPCQAETGHCQRCDPGWLGHRCENPCPLGTFGKGCSSICPACVQGTCDAVTGECICSAGYWGTSCNSSCPSGFHGNNCSIPCQCPEGLCHPVSGACQLGRHGKNALIVGILVPLLLLLMGIICCAYCCSATRLDPKDRPERNGAAFFRMKQQMWGALTSLGSTLPCGSLSNYKLPWVTVSHHDPEVPFNHSFIEPPSAGWASDDSFSSDPDSGEEDEAHAYFMPPREEMVPMSQEKSPAASLPGGPFPPPEDASTPFPIPRTSSLARAKRPSVSFAEGTKFAPQNSRSSGDLSSPIRKPKRLSRGAQPRPEGQEAEESTGPEQANTEEDAPTATSSGDADISHGQLPPDSLTVAECVETTDGGIQESSGSVATIYMLAGTPQKPEGPVWSVFRRLGNYQKDQAAPKVKSAIPKPLRRSLGRNQASSGLSQSSGSAPGAVLSGAMESTAVRPEEASRGLGDGVESLGTVQEPVTGSSSPEQGSQKQAEEKEQEEPLYENVAPMSVPPQH, encoded by the exons ATGCTGGCCGCCATGGGACGAGGGCTGGTGTTTTCACTCTTGCTGCTCTGGACTCGGGAGACCCAGGGATCCACACTAGACCCTACTGGTCAGCACGTCTGTGTAGGCAGCAG CCCCTCTGAGCTCCAGTGCTGTCCTGGCTGGAGGCAGAAAAATCAAGAATGCACCATCC CCATCTGTGAGGGGCCTGATGCCTGCAGGAAGGATGAGGTGTGCGTGAAGCCGGGCCTCTGTCGATGTAAACCTGGATTCTTCGGAGCCCAGTGCAGCTCCC GCTGTCCAGGCCAGTACTGGGGCCACGACTGTCGTGAGACCTGCCCCTGCCATCCACGTGGGCAGTGTGAACCAGCCACTGGTGTGTGTCAGTGCCTGCCTAACTACTGGGGCAAGCTCTGTGAGTTCCCCTGCACCTGTGGCTCCCACGGACACTGTGACCCAAAGACGGGCTTGTGCCACTGCGACCCCGGCTGGTGGACACCCACGTGTCGTCGCCCATGTCAATGCAACCCAGCTGCACGCTGCGACCAGGCCACTGGAGCCTGCATATGCCCGACGGGCTTGTGGGGCCACCGCTGCAGCTTCAATTGCAAGTGCAACACCTCGCCCTGCATGCAGGACTCTGGCCGCTGCATCTGCCAGCAGGGCTGGTGGGGTCCGGAGTGTAGTCGTAAGTGCCAGTGTGTACGAGGCCAATGCAGCGTTACTTCTGGCCACTGCTCCTGCCCTCCTGGATTCCATGGAGTCCGCTGTGAGCTGCCTTGCAGCCCTGGCCACTATGGGGCACAGTGCAAAGAAAG CTGTGGCCACTGTGAGCTGAATGCCACGTGCTCTTCAGTCACAGGCAACTGTGAGTCCTGCAAGCCGGGCTGGAACGGGACTCAGTGCAAGCAGCCATGTCCTCCAGGCACATTTGGTGAGAGGTGCACTGGGCAGTGCCCCCGCTGCTGGCTTGGAGAGCCCTGTCAAGCGGAAACTGGGCACTGCCAGCGCTGCGACCCTGGTTGGCTAGGGCACAG GTGTGAGAACCCTTGTCCCCTTGGTACCTTTGGGAAAGGCTGCAGCTCTATCTGCCCCGCCTGTGTTCAGGGGACTTGTGATGCGGTGACTGGAGAATGTATCTGCAGTGCTGGCTACTGGGGGACCAG CTGCAATAGTTCCTGTCCATCTGGCTTCCACGGAAACAACTGCTCTATCCCCTGCCAGTGCCCAGAGGGGCTCTGCCACCCTGTGTCTGGGGCCTGCCAGCTGG GCCGTCATGGTAAAAACGCCCTCATTGTGGGCATCCTGGTACCTCTGCTGCTCCTCCTCATGGGCATCATCTGCTGTGCCTACTGCTGCTCAGCTACCCGACTGGACCCCAAGGACAG GCCTGAGAGAAACGGAGCTGCCTTTTTCAGAATGAAACAGCAGATGTGGGGGGCCCTCACCAGCCTGGGCTCGACACTGCCCTGTGGCTCCCTGAGTAACTACAAGCTACCCTGGGTGACAG TTTCTCATCACGATCCGGAGGTTCCCTTCAACCACAGCTTCATCGAGCCGCCCTCTGCTGGCTGGGCCTCTGACGACTCCTTCTCTTCTGATCCTGACTCTGGAGAAGAGGACGAAGCTCATGCCTACTTCATGCCACCTCGAGAAG AGATGGTCCCTATGTCCCAAGAAAAATCACCAGCGGCCAGCCTTCCTGGAggccccttccctccccctgaGGACGCCTCCACACCATTCCCCATCCCACGCACGTCCAGCCTGGCTCGGGCCAAGAGGCCATCTGTCTCCTTTGCTGAAGGCACTAAGTTTGCACCACAGAATAGCCGAAGCTCTGgggatctctccagccccatacgaAAACCCAAGAGACTCTCCAGAGGTGCTCAGCCACGTCCTGAAGGGCAGGAGGCTGAGGAGTCTACAGGCCCAGAGCAAGCAAACACAGAGGAGGATGCTCCTACAGCCACAAGCTCTGGAGATGCTGACATTAGTCACGGACAACTTCCACCTGATAGCCTGACAGTGGCAGAGTGTGTGGAGACCACTGATGGAGGCATCCAGGAGAGTTCGGGGTCTGTGGCCACTATCTATATGCTGGCAGGGACACCCCAGAAACCTGAGGGCCCTGTCTGGTCTGTCTTTCGTCGTTTGGGAAACTACCAGAAAGATCAGGCAGCACCCAAGGTAAAGAGTGCCATCCCTAAGCCTTTGCGCCGATCTCTGGGTCGAAACCAGGCCAGCTCTGGGCTGTCTCAGAGCTCTGGCTCAGCTCCAGGTGCCGTGCTCTCCGGGGCCATGGAGTCCACAGCAGTTAGGCCAGAGGAAGCATCGAGAGGTCTGGGAGATGGCGTTGAAAGCTTAGGGACAGTCCAGGAGCCAGTCACCGGAAGCAGTTCCCCGGAACAGGGTTCccagaagcaggcagaagagaaggagcaggaggagcccCTGTATGAGAATGTTGCGCCCATGTCTGTGCCGCCACAGCACTGA
- the Scarf1 gene encoding scavenger receptor class F member 1 isoform X2: protein MLAAMGRGLVFSLLLLWTRETQGSTLDPTGQHVCVGSSPSELQCCPGWRQKNQECTIPICEGPDACRKDEVCVKPGLCRCKPGFFGAQCSSRCPGQYWGHDCRETCPCHPRGQCEPATGVCQCLPNYWGKLCEFPCTCGSHGHCDPKTGLCHCDPGWWTPTCRRPCQCNPAARCDQATGACICPTGLWGHRCSFNCKCNTSPCMQDSGRCICQQGWWGPECSRKCQCVRGQCSVTSGHCSCPPGFHGVRCELPCSPGHYGAQCKESCGHCELNATCSSVTGNCESCKPGWNGTQCKQPCPPGTFGERCTGQCPRCWLGEPCQAETGHCQRCDPGWLGHRCENPCPLGTFGKGCSSICPACVQGTCDAVTGECICSAGYWGTSCNSSCPSGFHGNNCSIPCQCPEGLCHPVSGACQLGRHGKNALIVGILVPLLLLLMGIICCAYCCSATRLDPKDRPERNGAAFFRMKQQMWGALTSLGSTLPCGSLSNYKLPWVTASSSRPLLAGPLTTPSLLILTLEKRTKLMPTSCHLEKRWSLCPKKNHQRPAFLEAPSLPLRTPPHHSPSHARPAWLGPRGHLSPLLKALSLHHRIAEALGISPAPYENPRDSPEVLSHVLKGRRLRSLQAQSKQTQRRMLLQPQALEMLTLVTDNFHLIA, encoded by the exons ATGCTGGCCGCCATGGGACGAGGGCTGGTGTTTTCACTCTTGCTGCTCTGGACTCGGGAGACCCAGGGATCCACACTAGACCCTACTGGTCAGCACGTCTGTGTAGGCAGCAG CCCCTCTGAGCTCCAGTGCTGTCCTGGCTGGAGGCAGAAAAATCAAGAATGCACCATCC CCATCTGTGAGGGGCCTGATGCCTGCAGGAAGGATGAGGTGTGCGTGAAGCCGGGCCTCTGTCGATGTAAACCTGGATTCTTCGGAGCCCAGTGCAGCTCCC GCTGTCCAGGCCAGTACTGGGGCCACGACTGTCGTGAGACCTGCCCCTGCCATCCACGTGGGCAGTGTGAACCAGCCACTGGTGTGTGTCAGTGCCTGCCTAACTACTGGGGCAAGCTCTGTGAGTTCCCCTGCACCTGTGGCTCCCACGGACACTGTGACCCAAAGACGGGCTTGTGCCACTGCGACCCCGGCTGGTGGACACCCACGTGTCGTCGCCCATGTCAATGCAACCCAGCTGCACGCTGCGACCAGGCCACTGGAGCCTGCATATGCCCGACGGGCTTGTGGGGCCACCGCTGCAGCTTCAATTGCAAGTGCAACACCTCGCCCTGCATGCAGGACTCTGGCCGCTGCATCTGCCAGCAGGGCTGGTGGGGTCCGGAGTGTAGTCGTAAGTGCCAGTGTGTACGAGGCCAATGCAGCGTTACTTCTGGCCACTGCTCCTGCCCTCCTGGATTCCATGGAGTCCGCTGTGAGCTGCCTTGCAGCCCTGGCCACTATGGGGCACAGTGCAAAGAAAG CTGTGGCCACTGTGAGCTGAATGCCACGTGCTCTTCAGTCACAGGCAACTGTGAGTCCTGCAAGCCGGGCTGGAACGGGACTCAGTGCAAGCAGCCATGTCCTCCAGGCACATTTGGTGAGAGGTGCACTGGGCAGTGCCCCCGCTGCTGGCTTGGAGAGCCCTGTCAAGCGGAAACTGGGCACTGCCAGCGCTGCGACCCTGGTTGGCTAGGGCACAG GTGTGAGAACCCTTGTCCCCTTGGTACCTTTGGGAAAGGCTGCAGCTCTATCTGCCCCGCCTGTGTTCAGGGGACTTGTGATGCGGTGACTGGAGAATGTATCTGCAGTGCTGGCTACTGGGGGACCAG CTGCAATAGTTCCTGTCCATCTGGCTTCCACGGAAACAACTGCTCTATCCCCTGCCAGTGCCCAGAGGGGCTCTGCCACCCTGTGTCTGGGGCCTGCCAGCTGG GCCGTCATGGTAAAAACGCCCTCATTGTGGGCATCCTGGTACCTCTGCTGCTCCTCCTCATGGGCATCATCTGCTGTGCCTACTGCTGCTCAGCTACCCGACTGGACCCCAAGGACAG GCCTGAGAGAAACGGAGCTGCCTTTTTCAGAATGAAACAGCAGATGTGGGGGGCCCTCACCAGCCTGGGCTCGACACTGCCCTGTGGCTCCCTGAGTAACTACAAGCTACCCTGGGTGACAG CTTCATCGAGCCGCCCTCTGCTGGCTGGGCCTCTGACGACTCCTTCTCTTCTGATCCTGACTCTGGAGAAGAGGACGAAGCTCATGCCTACTTCATGCCACCTCGAGAAG AGATGGTCCCTATGTCCCAAGAAAAATCACCAGCGGCCAGCCTTCCTGGAggccccttccctccccctgaGGACGCCTCCACACCATTCCCCATCCCACGCACGTCCAGCCTGGCTCGGGCCAAGAGGCCATCTGTCTCCTTTGCTGAAGGCACTAAGTTTGCACCACAGAATAGCCGAAGCTCTGgggatctctccagccccatacgaAAACCCAAGAGACTCTCCAGAGGTGCTCAGCCACGTCCTGAAGGGCAGGAGGCTGAGGAGTCTACAGGCCCAGAGCAAGCAAACACAGAGGAGGATGCTCCTACAGCCACAAGCTCTGGAGATGCTGACATTAGTCACGGACAACTTCCACCTGATAGCCTGA